In a single window of the Terriglobus roseus genome:
- a CDS encoding enoyl-ACP reductase FabI, with protein MIDLKGKTAVVFGLANKRSIAWAIAQKLNEAGAKVAICYQSERLKKEADALLPELNDAKSFQCDVSIDEEIERVTEELKAAYGTVDIVVHSVAFAPADAIKNDFLLTKREDFRVAMDVSAYSLVAVARALEPLMSAGGSILTLTYYGAEKVFPNYNVMGVAKAALEATVRYLAASLGPKGIRVNAISAGPIKTLAARGIGDFNKILDTVTERAPLHRNVETAEVGNTAAFLLSPLASGITGEITYVDCGYNVTGM; from the coding sequence ATGATTGATCTCAAAGGTAAGACCGCTGTTGTGTTCGGGCTGGCGAACAAGCGCTCCATTGCGTGGGCTATCGCGCAGAAGCTGAATGAGGCGGGTGCTAAGGTGGCGATCTGCTACCAGAGCGAGCGGCTGAAGAAGGAAGCGGACGCGCTGCTGCCGGAGCTGAATGATGCGAAGAGCTTCCAGTGCGACGTGTCAATCGATGAAGAGATTGAGCGCGTTACCGAAGAACTGAAGGCTGCTTATGGGACCGTCGACATCGTGGTTCATTCGGTTGCGTTTGCGCCGGCAGATGCGATCAAGAATGACTTCCTGCTGACGAAGCGTGAGGACTTCCGTGTTGCGATGGATGTGAGTGCGTACTCGCTGGTGGCTGTGGCGCGCGCGCTGGAGCCGCTGATGTCGGCGGGCGGCAGCATCCTGACGCTGACGTACTACGGTGCGGAGAAGGTCTTCCCGAACTACAACGTAATGGGTGTGGCGAAGGCTGCTCTTGAAGCCACGGTGCGTTACCTGGCTGCGTCGCTTGGACCGAAGGGGATTCGAGTCAACGCGATCTCGGCTGGCCCCATCAAGACGCTGGCGGCGCGCGGTATCGGCGACTTCAACAAGATTCTGGACACCGTGACGGAGCGGGCTCCGCTGCATCGCAACGTGGAGACGGCGGAAGTGGGCAACACGGCTGCATTCCTGTTGTCACCGCTTGCGAGTGGCATCACGGGCGAGATCACTTACGTCGATTGCGGTTACAACGTCACAGGCATGTAG
- a CDS encoding DinB family protein, which produces MTIAEMLLCDFDSEAISTRRVLERVPDDKAMWKPHEKSSALNNLAVHVAKLPLFGFAILNTDVVDLATHQFPKYEFHTAEKLVEAAAGTGAELRTKLASMTDEELQAEWTLRFGEHVVTTGPKYKLYRTMFLNHLVHHRGQLTVYLRLLDVKVPGIFGPSADEPFGS; this is translated from the coding sequence ATGACTATTGCAGAGATGCTGCTGTGCGATTTCGACAGTGAAGCGATCAGCACGCGTCGGGTGCTGGAGCGCGTGCCCGATGACAAGGCAATGTGGAAGCCCCATGAGAAGTCGTCTGCGTTGAATAACCTTGCGGTTCACGTGGCGAAGCTGCCGTTGTTCGGATTTGCGATCCTGAATACGGACGTCGTCGACCTCGCTACGCATCAGTTCCCGAAGTATGAGTTTCACACCGCGGAAAAACTGGTCGAAGCCGCCGCAGGCACCGGCGCAGAGCTGCGAACAAAGCTGGCGTCGATGACGGACGAAGAATTGCAGGCGGAGTGGACGTTGCGCTTCGGTGAGCATGTCGTTACGACGGGGCCGAAGTACAAGCTGTACCGCACCATGTTTTTGAATCACCTGGTGCATCATCGCGGCCAGTTGACGGTGTATCTGCGGTTGCTGGATGTGAAGGTGCCGGGGATCTTTGGACCGTCTGCGGATGAGCCGTTTGGCAGCTAG
- a CDS encoding glycosyltransferase family 39 protein — protein MQEAYSLEKEDRTAQRRFSVIAALLLICGLALRVYFLRWHAFVAGDSILYQDIAQNWLHAHIYGLSTDAAPRPTLIRLPGYPTILAALAWAFDRFLNADLGTLRSFVPVLWLQVITDLLTCCLAAGIARRSLGRRAGLAALAMACLCPFTANYTAVPLTETFTLFFLALAFSSLQRWLHSRTTLWIVVLAIALASSILLRPDQGLLAAAILPALFLRSSARPLRARVTPLLLCLALTALPFVPWTVRNYRTFHVFQPLSPKLANDPGEVPPVGFQRWFRTWGIDFSATQDAYWKYPEETVLIEDLPERAFDSPAQRIQTANLLDTAAATHKLNPAVEAGFATLAQHRIATHPFAYYITLPVARLVNMLLHPRTEMLPIAERWWQYRAHPKQTIFAWIYATLNLACFAAAIAGWRKTRRASGVLALSMLAYIVLRCALLLTIDNPEQRYTLEFFPVLIVFASSLFSRSERPS, from the coding sequence ATGCAGGAGGCTTACTCGCTCGAGAAAGAGGATAGAACGGCGCAGCGAAGATTCAGCGTCATCGCGGCTCTCCTGCTGATCTGTGGCCTTGCGCTGCGCGTCTACTTTCTCCGCTGGCACGCTTTCGTCGCGGGCGACTCCATCCTGTACCAGGACATCGCGCAAAACTGGTTGCACGCCCACATCTACGGCCTCTCCACCGACGCGGCACCTCGGCCCACGCTGATCCGGCTGCCGGGCTACCCGACGATCCTCGCGGCACTTGCCTGGGCCTTCGACCGATTCCTGAACGCCGACCTTGGTACCTTGCGCAGCTTTGTACCTGTGCTGTGGCTCCAGGTGATCACAGACCTCCTGACATGCTGCCTGGCCGCCGGCATCGCCCGGCGTTCGCTGGGCCGTCGCGCCGGACTGGCAGCCCTGGCAATGGCGTGCCTGTGTCCCTTCACTGCCAACTACACCGCAGTCCCGCTGACCGAGACGTTCACACTTTTCTTCCTGGCGCTCGCGTTCTCATCGCTCCAACGCTGGTTGCACTCCAGGACCACGCTCTGGATCGTCGTGCTGGCCATCGCGCTCGCCAGCAGCATCCTGCTGCGGCCCGACCAGGGGTTACTGGCTGCGGCCATACTTCCTGCCCTCTTTCTCCGGAGCTCAGCCCGCCCCCTGCGCGCGCGCGTCACTCCGCTGCTGCTCTGCCTCGCACTGACCGCGCTTCCCTTTGTACCGTGGACCGTCCGTAACTACCGCACCTTCCACGTTTTTCAGCCACTGTCGCCAAAACTGGCGAACGACCCCGGCGAAGTACCACCCGTGGGCTTTCAGCGCTGGTTCCGCACCTGGGGCATCGACTTTTCTGCAACGCAGGATGCTTACTGGAAGTACCCGGAAGAGACCGTGCTGATCGAAGACCTGCCCGAACGCGCTTTCGACTCACCGGCGCAACGCATACAGACCGCGAACCTGCTCGACACAGCCGCAGCAACACACAAGCTCAATCCGGCCGTTGAAGCAGGGTTCGCCACGCTGGCGCAACATCGGATAGCAACGCACCCCTTCGCGTACTACATCACGCTGCCGGTGGCGCGTCTGGTCAACATGCTGCTCCACCCACGCACAGAAATGCTGCCGATCGCGGAGCGTTGGTGGCAGTATCGTGCTCATCCGAAACAGACGATCTTCGCGTGGATCTACGCCACACTGAATCTCGCCTGCTTCGCCGCGGCGATTGCAGGCTGGCGCAAGACACGCAGGGCCAGCGGTGTGCTGGCCCTGTCCATGCTTGCTTACATCGTGTTGCGGTGTGCGCTTCTGCTGACGATTGACAACCCGGAGCAGCGCTACACGCTCGAGTTCTTTCCGGTGCTCATCGTCTTTGCGAGCAGCCTCTTCAGCCGCTCCGAGCGACCGTCCTAG
- a CDS encoding glycosyltransferase → MAEQGTKPIFYDEKKRRWKRLRRILDISAAVGLLTFIVFVLGVLRMRPLPGLLLDAPKHNYRALNNPLVPDDKAKKSRSAHRKTDRKPSDIPLNADEGLRAAYYVEWDAASYSSLKQHVKQIDLLFPEWLHVITPDGKLTAYNTDNKPFDVVDGGGVHGVDIETKVQRTIVESGSNTEIFPLVNNNDILKNAFMPEVGTFLQDPTARARFQTQVLRFLSSNSRYHGISLDFEEIPTAAQPAYRQLIASLYAALHAKGLKLYVNTPVQDDDWDLKFMADNSDGLLLMNYDQHQTESEPGAIASQDWFLKNLQNVMKQVPKDKMICAIGSYGYDWTMTMPPAPVAAKPGKRAPKAAPFKPTVVRVENRSTQTIWQSASDSGSEVDLDDATMNPHFSYVDEDNHQKHEVWFLDAVTTLNEMRAARQLGLQTFALWRLGSEDQSMWRIWDQPIKANPLTDLADVPAGWDIDIEGTGDIMHVSGTPKSGRRTLTIDDDSKLVDSEQMTHYPLSYTVNYFGYQPKKLALSFDDGPDPEWTPRILDVLKKRNVKGAFFMIGEEAENNIGVMQRVYREGHEVGNHTFTHPDISAISNREVDLQMNLTERLFAAKLGVQPLFFRPPYSIDQEPDTSDQAAPAERVQQRGYIVVGNKIDTNDWDEHPKKTPQEIVASVLQQIEDMKDRPDKAGSVILMHDGGGDRAVTVATLPLLIDTLRAKGYEFVPVSELVGKTRAQVMPPLTPRQRRLAWVDSLAFFGLSAFNHFVVWVFFVGDILMSGRLIIIGLFAIIDRFRRRKNFADESYAPRVAVLIPAYNEEKVIVRTIRSVMMSTYKNLHIIVIDDGSKDRTAEVAREAYPADIASGRLTVLKKENGGKAEALNYALQGYVHEEIYVGIDADTVIAHDAIARLVPHFANPQIGAVAGNAKVGNRVNLWTRWQALEYITSQNFERRAMDLFDVVVVVPGAIGAWRTDAVHKGGGYHSNTVAEDADLTMILLEQGLSVIYEDQALAFTEAPINMDGLMRQRFRWSFGIMQAVFKHLGAITKRRAMGLFALPNIIVFQILLPLVSPLIDLMFVVSFFKFLYDRHFHPESASGADFIKLLYFFLAFMLIDFSASALAFMLERKHPASKGDAWLLMHIWIQRFTYRQVFSVVLFKTVKRVIDGRPFSWDKLERTAQMSKSTDQMINGEPSPK, encoded by the coding sequence ATGGCAGAGCAAGGAACAAAGCCGATTTTTTACGACGAGAAGAAGCGCCGCTGGAAGCGGCTGCGTCGCATTCTCGATATTTCGGCCGCCGTCGGCCTTCTGACCTTCATCGTGTTCGTGTTGGGCGTGCTGCGCATGCGGCCCTTGCCGGGGCTTTTGCTGGATGCGCCCAAACATAACTATCGCGCGCTGAATAACCCGCTGGTGCCGGACGACAAGGCAAAGAAGTCTCGCTCGGCCCATCGTAAGACGGACCGCAAACCGTCCGATATTCCGCTCAATGCGGACGAAGGTTTGCGTGCGGCGTATTACGTGGAGTGGGATGCGGCGAGCTACAGTTCGCTGAAGCAGCATGTGAAGCAGATCGATCTGCTGTTTCCGGAGTGGCTGCACGTCATTACGCCCGACGGCAAGCTGACTGCTTACAACACCGACAACAAGCCGTTTGACGTGGTGGACGGCGGCGGTGTACATGGCGTGGACATTGAGACGAAGGTGCAGCGCACCATCGTGGAGTCCGGCTCGAATACGGAAATCTTCCCGCTCGTCAACAACAACGACATCCTTAAGAACGCCTTCATGCCGGAGGTTGGCACCTTCCTGCAGGACCCCACGGCGCGCGCGCGTTTCCAGACGCAGGTTCTGCGTTTCCTGTCTTCGAACTCGCGCTATCACGGCATTTCGCTTGATTTTGAAGAGATCCCAACCGCAGCGCAGCCAGCCTACCGGCAGTTGATTGCGTCGCTCTATGCGGCATTGCATGCCAAGGGCTTGAAGCTGTATGTCAACACGCCCGTGCAGGATGATGACTGGGATCTGAAGTTCATGGCGGATAACTCCGACGGCCTGTTGCTGATGAACTACGACCAGCACCAGACCGAGAGCGAACCCGGTGCCATCGCGTCGCAGGACTGGTTCCTGAAGAACCTGCAGAACGTGATGAAGCAGGTCCCGAAGGACAAGATGATCTGCGCCATCGGCAGCTACGGCTACGACTGGACGATGACCATGCCACCTGCGCCAGTCGCGGCGAAACCCGGGAAGCGCGCTCCCAAGGCTGCTCCGTTCAAGCCGACCGTAGTCCGGGTCGAAAATCGATCCACGCAAACGATATGGCAATCCGCGTCAGATTCCGGGTCAGAGGTCGATCTGGATGATGCCACGATGAATCCGCATTTCAGCTACGTGGACGAGGACAATCACCAGAAGCACGAGGTCTGGTTCCTGGATGCGGTGACCACGCTGAATGAGATGCGTGCGGCGCGGCAGCTTGGCCTGCAGACCTTCGCGCTCTGGCGGCTGGGCTCGGAAGATCAGTCGATGTGGAGGATTTGGGACCAGCCGATCAAGGCGAACCCCCTCACGGATCTGGCGGATGTGCCTGCCGGATGGGATATCGACATTGAGGGCACGGGCGACATCATGCATGTCTCCGGCACTCCCAAGAGCGGCCGTCGCACGCTGACCATCGACGACGATTCGAAGCTGGTCGACAGCGAGCAAATGACGCACTATCCGCTGTCGTACACGGTGAACTACTTCGGCTACCAGCCGAAGAAGCTGGCACTGTCATTTGACGATGGCCCTGATCCGGAATGGACGCCGCGGATCCTCGATGTACTGAAGAAGCGCAACGTGAAGGGCGCGTTCTTCATGATCGGCGAAGAGGCCGAAAACAATATCGGCGTGATGCAGCGTGTGTACCGAGAGGGGCATGAGGTGGGGAACCACACCTTCACCCATCCCGATATCAGCGCCATCAGCAACCGTGAAGTCGATCTGCAGATGAACCTGACGGAGCGTCTGTTCGCCGCCAAGCTGGGCGTGCAGCCGTTGTTCTTCCGTCCGCCATACTCCATCGACCAGGAGCCCGATACAAGCGACCAGGCTGCGCCCGCAGAGCGCGTGCAGCAACGCGGTTACATCGTCGTTGGCAACAAAATCGATACGAACGATTGGGATGAGCACCCGAAGAAGACGCCGCAGGAGATTGTGGCGAGTGTTCTGCAGCAGATTGAGGACATGAAGGACCGGCCGGACAAGGCAGGCTCCGTGATCCTGATGCATGATGGCGGCGGCGATCGAGCTGTGACCGTTGCAACGCTGCCACTGCTGATCGACACACTGCGCGCCAAAGGATATGAGTTCGTGCCGGTCAGCGAACTTGTCGGCAAGACGCGTGCGCAGGTGATGCCGCCGCTAACGCCGCGGCAACGACGACTGGCGTGGGTGGATTCGCTGGCATTTTTCGGTCTGTCCGCGTTCAACCATTTCGTCGTCTGGGTGTTCTTCGTCGGTGACATCCTGATGAGCGGCCGGCTGATCATCATCGGTCTGTTTGCAATCATCGACCGCTTCCGCCGTCGCAAGAACTTTGCGGATGAGAGCTACGCGCCGCGTGTGGCGGTGCTGATCCCCGCCTACAACGAGGAAAAGGTCATCGTCCGCACCATCCGCAGCGTGATGATGTCGACGTACAAGAATCTGCACATCATCGTCATTGATGATGGTTCGAAAGACCGTACGGCCGAGGTTGCTCGCGAGGCTTATCCCGCGGACATCGCGAGCGGTCGTCTGACCGTTTTGAAGAAAGAAAACGGCGGCAAGGCCGAGGCGCTGAACTACGCGCTGCAAGGCTATGTGCATGAGGAGATCTACGTCGGCATCGACGCCGATACGGTCATTGCTCATGATGCGATTGCGCGCTTGGTGCCGCACTTCGCCAACCCGCAGATCGGCGCCGTCGCAGGCAATGCGAAGGTCGGCAATCGGGTGAACCTATGGACGCGCTGGCAGGCGCTGGAGTACATCACCAGCCAGAACTTCGAGCGTCGCGCGATGGATCTGTTCGACGTGGTGGTGGTCGTTCCCGGCGCGATTGGTGCGTGGCGCACGGATGCTGTACACAAGGGCGGCGGCTACCACTCGAACACGGTGGCGGAAGATGCCGATCTGACAATGATCCTGCTGGAGCAGGGACTATCCGTGATCTATGAAGATCAGGCGCTTGCGTTTACTGAGGCGCCAATCAACATGGACGGCCTGATGCGGCAGCGCTTCCGTTGGTCTTTCGGCATCATGCAGGCGGTCTTCAAGCATCTGGGTGCGATCACGAAGCGGCGCGCGATGGGGCTGTTCGCATTGCCAAACATCATCGTCTTCCAGATTCTGCTGCCGCTGGTTTCGCCCCTGATCGACCTGATGTTTGTGGTCAGCTTCTTCAAGTTCCTGTACGACCGCCACTTCCATCCGGAATCGGCGAGTGGTGCGGACTTCATCAAGCTGCTCTACTTCTTCCTGGCGTTCATGCTGATCGACTTCTCGGCGTCCGCGCTGGCCTTCATGCTGGAGCGGAAACACCCCGCCAGCAAGGGCGACGCGTGGCTGCTGATGCACATCTGGATCCAGCGCTTTACGTATCGGCAGGTTTTCAGTGTGGTGTTGTTCAAGACGGTGAAGCGTGTGATCGATGGCCGGCCATTCAGTTGGGACAAGCTGGAGCGCACAGCGCAGATGAGCAAGTCGACGGATCAGATGATCAACGGCGAACCCTCACCGAAGTAG